Within Styela clava chromosome 8, kaStyClav1.hap1.2, whole genome shotgun sequence, the genomic segment CTGTAATACGGGAGTTACGAAACGATTTTTCCTCCCGCTTTGGTGACTTTCGTTCTCTTGAAAACGAATTCAGGCTGTTTAGTACTCCGTTTTATGTCCCCGTGGATACGATTGCAGAATATATTCCAACGGAGCTTCTtagagatgcaatgcaatgaggaaatgaaatccattttctattcgagagatgtgtcAGATTATTTCTTCTTGAAGGAAATCTCTATCCAAAGTTGACAAACCGTGCCATCGTCATCACCATGACATCGATGCAACAACAAGTGTCACATTACGTGTCATTTGTATATTTCGCCTAGTAAGACGATTTGAGTCCACAAGTCATGGCAGTGTTCGCTCGGTATTTAAAGTCTGAAATTTCAACTTTGgatctgtgtgaaaaatataattcatcGGCCACCCGTTCGGTTTTAACTTTCTTAAAAAATATGTGTTTGCATCCCTTAATTTTTACCCACGAGCACCACGCCCACGGGCAAAAATGGCGTACTGATTGAACCACCGCCAACAACTACCTCTCAGAGTGGGAAGATTTGCGATAATAGAGTTGGAAGCGACTGACCAGCTAAGAGTGGGATCCGAattgggcgctccggaagtatgtgtatcaatatggaggtaactatttctgttcgcctactttacatcaagttgtgtaaaggaagtGATACCTATTGGTAGGGGGCataatcacttggctaacacagacaatccccgaactcgtaatataaatgaaacaaagaaaatcggaataaaattatggcctaaccctaacctggtacacatactatacgGGAGTACCCCAAATTGTGACAAAAATGTCGGTGTACAGTGGTTGAGTAGGGAAACAAGTCTAGAGTAAAATTTTGAGCTAAAGACAATGCCGTTGACTTGTTGTTGATTGTCTTGTTTTGTAATATCTTTTCTGAAATCTCCGAAATCCGATGTTTCACCCGATACTGATTTTGAATACAATTCTAACTATTTCCGATTATCGATTCTGGACATGTTAAGCGTTGGTAACTAGGTGCCCTTATATCCGGACATTCTCAGTTGTTTTCTGCCAGTAGTTTCTGTTTCGAATAGCACTTTTAGAATACATTGGATTCATATGTTGTTTGAAATGAATGTTAATAAtgaatttgttcaattttattaGTTTACATTCAAAATATTAACCATGAGCAATAAAGTATGATAAATGTAATTAAAGCAAGAAAaagatttaaataataaaagcaCACTAAAGCGAAGTTCTACATAAACATTGTAATGTGTCAAGCGGAAGTCGCTCGGAAAATAGACCAGCGGCTCATTGCCAGACTAGTGTGTCCTTGGTCATAAAAGAGTCATCGCATAGCACAAAGCAGTTGCCTGATGCGCGTTACTTTTGGGgcctaaaatatatcaaatatttgtttactGGTAGTATCGTCAATTCAACTTGACCAGTTCATTCTCTTCACGAAAAACCAAAATGTCCCTAACTAAGAAAGGTCTATTGACAGACAGTTCAGCTTACTAATCGAAGTGTATTGCCAAGCGCAAGCAACAAATGATGGTACTGTCTTGCAGGTTTACAATTATGGTTCTTTTTACAGATGTTCCAAATTCACGATCATAGTCTTGTAAACGCAACCATTCAAAATCCATGCATGCTTTTTCGCATTTCCTGGAGCAATGACTAACAAGTTTTTAACAGTGTACAAATAGGGCAATGGAAACAAATACGGAGAAGCTAAATATCTCCTTTAAGATTTTTGGCTTCCACGTCTCCCGCGCTGCTGAGTTTCGATCGAAAATCGGTGCCAACCCTTGACAAAGAATGTATGCGTTCCGGGTGAGATACGAAGAGCAGAATTTTAACCTTCCAGTCGTTATAAGATGCCACCATGCAAATGTAATAAACAATTAGTTTCAAGTCCATGGTAACGGTGTTCAACATAACAGGGCGTTCAATTAAATTGTGAACAGCGATGAAAACGATTTCATTAAACACACACGCAGCTGCAGCTAACGTGCATCTTTTGACAATCGGTGCTATTTTCGATTTTGGTTCGTCCGATATGTGAGAGTGAGTTTGCTTCACTGGATAGATGAAAAATCCCAGCAGAATCAGTTGATAGGCAAGGGAGAATCCCGTGTAAATTCCAAGAGCAACTCCCCATCTGCTCGCTCGAACTAACATGCATCCGTCCTCTGTCAATTCCATCTGTACATATCTTGCTTCAAGAACTaaaagaaaaatgaagaaatatattaaacCGTCATATCGCCGCAAAATTCAATTatgacaaataataacaatttttagaaataaaaaggGGTATTTCAGATCGGTAGtagttcttaaactttttgaacaCGGCCCAAATCTTGGTTTTATGAACATCTTACAAGTCAAATCTTAAATGTCGAAAACACGGGTTTTGAATGTTAGCACTCGCTATTTTTCTGCTATGTATGAACTAGACAAAACATAAATAACCAGTTATGGACGCAGTTCCACGAAACAacgaaacattaaaaatcatttattttgtgtgaTCGATGGTGCTGAAAATTTTCCTCCATAATATTTGCAATGCACGTCTCTATTTTATTGGGCGCAATGCGCACATTGTCACTTGGATTGAGGCGAGGCGAGTGCCAAAATTCTGGTGCTTCCGGTGTTGGAATTTCCACTCTTAGCAACACGGATAACAGTTTGCTGGCCCACCGGCTGATATGCATATTCCAGGTGCAAGCGTCAGTTTCAGCGAGATTCATAGCTACATATGAGCGCCGTAGTGGTGTCACCGACTTTGCACAGTGAAAAATCCCGACAATGAAAACTCTCGAGCAACCAAATATGATTCAGTTTgccgtttttattattttactctTTTTTATTTACGAATATTGTTTTGCAGTTTAGTATACGATTTTGACTGACTCATACGCATTAATATTACAAGAAAGAAACCGAGCAAAGTTTGCTCGTTTTATGAATCAAATATTGGGTAGAATATTCTTTCGGGTTTTGATAGCCATTGTTAAATTCGACATAAATGTCAAATATAGCCATTTTAGTTAtatcattaataaataaataaagaattatgCAAATAGCAGTGATTTCGAATTGAACTGAATTTTCttcgtattttatttataatgttTGACAAATGGTCTTATAAAATCTCCAATAAAGTATGAGCGCCATATCCAAAAACGTAAAAAATTGTAAGCCTTCGGATTTATTCAAATGTTGACCACTTTGGTAGATAACGCAGATATCAATCCCAAGAAAATATCAGCGGGGAAAAGAGACAGGGCAGGAAATTAATGCAACGAGTCGATGGTGCGCAATTGTATACTGAGTCATGAAACAATGGCTTATCAAATTTCGTAGTTTCGTTAATCACTACATTGTAAACATATTTTGTACATACTGGCAAAACACAAAATACATTACATATTGTGATATATACCCATACGGTTGCGTTGCCCTAATAAAGACTGTGCAGTCAAAATGGTGTGTATGATCTTGTCtaaataagtttattttgaatatattacgATAGAGTTATTATAGGACGTATTGAATTCTTTCCTTTACGTCTGAAAACTTGTTTCCCTGAAATATTAGTAACTTTTGTCAAATCTTGCCCTATTATGCGCGTGATTCTGCTACAGTTACGCTATATTAAGCAATTATGTATTGTCTTTGTAATCATGCAGTAGACTCACGATTTTCGTGAGTTTATCAGCACCTAAAAGCTTTGAATTCCGCATGTTTTGTGTCATATGATTGTTATTCTTTATTTCTATTGCATAATTTTGCCTGAGAAATCCCCTCATCAAGCATGGGTTGCATTCATTCTTTTTTGCAAACAAAGGACAAATTTCAGTACAGGGTCAAACAATGTTATATTTAGCAAGACAGACATCGCGCACATTTGTAATACGTTTGTTTTCTGGTTTATTCTTTTTGAAAAGTAAACATCAGTAATTTCACGTGTATTGATAATCAAATGTCTTACTATtcaaatacatatatatcatTACCAGGCAACCCGGCCAGGTTTTTTGCCAGCTTTATTATAAGAACGAATACTTGAAGCTGCGAAttacaacaaacaaaaaaaactattgTTTATGTTCGTCTTATTTGCACTCATAAAATCTGTTTCACCAGCGGGGTTAAATGATTCGATGATTTCAAACTTAAACTCTAGTTAACCATAGAATTATAATAACTATCGATATTATTTAAAGATAATTGCATAAGAGTATGACGAATCTTACTCAAAAGTATCCAAATTAATCGATATTAAAGTCAAATTATGGAAGTGATTAATAAATATTACGCGCTTTGTGGTTACGAACCCATCAATATAATTGCTGGCTATAAAATAATGATGGACTAATACGAAAGTATCGTGTCTTTACGCTTATGTACAAAATAGCATCTACGCATGGTGGAAGTTCAATTGCCAACATACCgagcaaaatgaaaatattattttttgatgGCCTGATACGTGTTATGACTCGAATAATGGGGTCGAATATTTTTTCGGGTTATGATAGACACTGTTAAAGGAAGTAGAActtgatataacaatatttggTGATCTGCTCTACTTTTCATATAGTATGGTGATTCTATAGGGTGCTAGGGAAATATCTAACCGCGAATTTATGAGGTTAAATTTGAATACCAACTGTCTAAAGTTGCAACAACGTTTGAAGTAACAGGAAGACTTAAAAACGTCGTTAACGACTTTTATTACATTCCTTGCCAAAAAATTGTAGATGTATGTGGTTTTCAAGTTTAATATCATAAAACCCGTTGAAATAAATATGTCTGGAATCTTTAGTATTTTCCTCTTTGACTTTACTTGTGAGTTCACTAGTTGTTTTCGCTAATTCTCTAGTACTTcctttataatatatattcagtaAACGCATGATACTGTGTTTGAAGCGAAATCAACGCACCAGCGAGAATGTATGGGTGGGGTGATGTCGAAGCAATTCAAGTAATAGATTACTCTAATAACACACGCAGTGAATATGCTTTAAAAGTTTAACCATGTTGTGTGAGTAATTGATATAACGAAATccgaaaattatcaaaaacgaGGACCcatatttaatttattctaCACAAACatgtataaatatgaataaacgCATTTTCGTTCGAAGTATGAATTACTGTATCGCGTTACTTGTGCTTGTGGTCTGCGCCGTTGGAATCTGTCTTTCATCACCAAGTCAGTTATATTGTCTCACCACAAAAATAGTATTGTTATAATTGATTGGTAAACTTAAAATTGACATAACTTTGAAGTATTTTCTCAGGGGAGGTCTACTCAATTAAACGATTTGGTGTCTGGTTTGGCAATCAGTTCGGAATTTTATGTCGTTGACAATTTTATGCCAAATGAATCTCTATGATTTAATGTTGACGATTGATTACaatgaagttttgaaaattattacgaataaaatataataccaTCGTAATGACGGTTTAATTAACAGGAGTGGAGATTCGATAATTGATCATTTGCGACAACCGCGTGGAATGAATTATAAGAAAGGCTATTATTCAAAAAGTTTTATCAACAAGTTTGCAATTTCCAATATTGCATAAATCAAGAAATAAGTACAACATGGAAGTTCGGTGCCCCCTTTTCAGGCAGATAAAAAGGAAGGGAAAAAATCGGATATCCTAAAAACGATATTCATGTTGttgatttttttatcattttctttCCAGGACGCTTTatcaaaacattaaaaaaaactattttcaaCATTTGCATTGGCTTTAACCCGTGAAAATATACTTCGCTACAGGCACATTCGATTTATACcggtatattaatttttttaacactCAAAAAATTATGATTGAATATGTAGTCCAAGTTATACTAAAAATGAAGTATAGATCGTCATGGGTTCGCTCAATCTTGAGTCCGTTGCTGCATGAACTCAATGGCAATACCTCGATAGAAATTCTTGACCAACGTCATTTGGAATTAGATTCTTTGTTTATAGGTTTTTCAAACTCGACATCCCGCCAATTGGCAAGACCCGTCATAACATGTCATTTGCGTTAGTTATATAAAATAGGACGCCAGTTCCCGCCAAATTGGCTTAGTCAGCTTGTATCAGCTAAATCGGAAGTTCTCGAAGCGTTCGTGTCGTCTTGCAATCCAACATCTGGTACTGCATAACTGCGTCGCCAAGCATAGCCGAActaattcatttaaaaatcgCCAAGAGTAGTGTGGTGCAAGTAGGGCCGAGGAAAAAACACTACGCTATATATGGTATGCATCGAATCCAGTACAATATATTATAAACGTATCATTGCCTAACTATATCGCAATAACATGGTCATATTAAAATAAAGAGGAATTGATTTGGCACTGAGTGACACAACAGGAACTCGACTGGAAAGTTAAAGTAACGCCTCCTTATAGAGATTCTTCAAACCGGATAAGAAATATACACGTGGGTGTCATTGTCCAATGACAGCATTGACATATATAACGCGTAAAAAGGGATCGATCCATTTTCAATGACTAAGCGGTAAATGGAGAAACAAGTTGCAAGTATATATTATACATTTCATTATATAAAAGAgtgaaaacttttttatatCTTTCTCCCAATGCTCCAGACAACACTAGTAGACCTTATCTTAAAATATTTTGTCCTCCTCATCTAGTTGGGAATATGTAACCATTTCAGTTACatacaatattcaatatttcaaatatgtagcaaaacttcatttttaaattgaagtatatatatatatatatatcgtttttTAAACGTAATTAAAACTGATATCTTACCGGGACCCATTGCAGCCAGAGTAACTGTGAGAATCAAAACcagtatattgaaaattttgaatgttgTTGTCTTCACTTTCTTCAGAATCGGTTGGTCGTACAAAACCCATTGCCGtaaccatagaaaagcatagaCGCATGCGGTGCCCAATGTCGTCAAGGCGCTCTTTGATATAAATATTGCGGCAAAGGAGCCGAAGCCATTTTTTCCAAGTCCCAGTTGTAAAATATCTATGATCAGTCGTAAGTTAATGGTCACAATGACAACGACAAGCAGTCCACGAAGAACAGTAGCATACTGAACAGTACAATTTGCATCAGTCGGACCTTTTCGAGAACGACAGAGTGCCACCGCCAAACTAATCAGAAAATAAAAGGCCACAACAAGCATTCCTGCCAATATTCCAATGTATATTTGCGTTGCCCATCGTTCTTCATCGCAAACTTCTTGATTTAAGTAAAATTCTGAATAGTTGTTACTCTTGTTCATCTCCGCTTCAGTGCAATCCTTTAGATGCGATAAGTATTTTCTTACTCTAAAAAGCGCAACAAACACCACGATATATTCCGCAATAATGATCTGCAGTCTCCATTTGAGAGAGTTTTGTCGTGCTACAGGTCTGGCAGCCGTGACGCACGGCTGACGCAATCTCTCCTTGCACCATCCACGTACATACGCAGAGTTATCGTGATCCCtcgatttttattaatttcaacaaCAATTCAGATGATCCACATATAGGTCCACAGCGGGTGATAATAGGAAATGAGCAATATTACTCTTTCATATAATACAGAACACACTGGTATAGGCATAAACGAGAGTTTTCCTGAAACTTCCTGCGAGTAAATGCCAACATTGTATTTACAAGATGCAGAAAAACttgtcatatatataaatgaattgcattttgaaaaatgttggTGTTGTTGTAACCATCCCACAGCACCTCAAAATGGGTAATGATTTCGCGATCGTTACCCCTCGTGGTCACTTAATACATTTTAAGGTCTCAAAGTCTTAGTAACAGTTTATAGTCATAACAAAGACGAACATTGTGATTTTAACCGTATCATCCAAGAGTACAATTTTCGTAAATCAAGcttgaaaatgtaataaaaaacattGAGAGTAATAAGAGGAG encodes:
- the LOC120345770 gene encoding uncharacterized protein LOC120345770, coding for MNKSNNYSEFYLNQEVCDEERWATQIYIGILAGMLVVAFYFLISLAVALCRSRKGPTDANCTVQYATVLRGLLVVVIVTINLRLIIDILQLGLGKNGFGSFAAIFISKSALTTLGTACVYAFLWLRQWVLYDQPILKKVKTTTFKIFNILVLILTVTLAAMGPVLEARYVQMELTEDGCMLVRASRWGVALGIYTGFSLAYQLILLGFFIYPVKQTHSHISDEPKSKIAPIVKRCTLAAAACVFNEIVFIAVHNLIERPVMLNTVTMDLKLIVYYICMVASYNDWKVKILLFVSHPERIHSLSRVGTDFRSKLSSAGDVEAKNLKGDI